The Cohnella abietis genome has a segment encoding these proteins:
- the fmt gene encoding methionyl-tRNA formyltransferase, whose product MKILFMGTPQFAVSSLALLLDQGYEIAAVVTQPDRPKGRKRELTPSPVKAYALERGLTVLQPEKLRSPEGVAEVTAIAPDIIITAAYGQILPKSVLDLPRLGCINVHGSLLPRYRGGAPIQRSIINGESETGVTLMYMAEGLDTGDMISKVEVPITDEDTAGSIFEKLSDAGSKLLIEWLPRIAEGSITRTPQNDADATYAPNLSREDEKLDWQHSSRQLFNRVRGLNPMAGGFTYLDGEVFKVWGCRIPQASDNELSPDWMAAVPGSVLELGAVGIRVRTGDGSIVLTEVQPAGKKALAAAEFAKGARLTPGKVLG is encoded by the coding sequence ATGAAAATTTTGTTTATGGGAACACCGCAATTCGCTGTTTCTTCTTTAGCACTTTTACTTGATCAAGGCTATGAGATTGCAGCTGTTGTCACGCAGCCGGATCGACCAAAGGGACGCAAGCGGGAGCTGACTCCATCGCCTGTAAAAGCTTATGCGTTGGAGCGAGGGCTCACCGTATTGCAGCCAGAGAAGCTACGCTCGCCGGAAGGCGTTGCGGAGGTTACTGCGATTGCCCCTGATATCATCATTACGGCTGCTTATGGACAGATACTGCCTAAGTCTGTCCTTGATCTGCCTCGTTTAGGATGTATTAATGTGCACGGTTCGTTATTGCCACGTTATCGTGGAGGAGCCCCTATTCAGCGATCCATCATTAATGGTGAGTCAGAGACAGGCGTGACCTTAATGTACATGGCCGAGGGCTTGGACACCGGGGATATGATCTCTAAGGTAGAGGTGCCAATTACCGACGAGGATACAGCAGGCTCCATATTTGAGAAGCTGAGCGATGCAGGGTCTAAGCTACTCATCGAGTGGCTGCCGCGTATTGCTGAAGGCTCGATTACACGAACGCCGCAAAACGATGCCGATGCGACGTATGCTCCGAACCTATCCCGCGAGGACGAGAAGCTGGACTGGCAGCATAGCTCCCGCCAGCTGTTTAATCGGGTAAGAGGATTGAATCCAATGGCAGGTGGATTCACATACTTAGACGGCGAGGTGTTTAAGGTTTGGGGCTGCCGCATACCGCAAGCCTCAGACAACGAGTTGAGTCCTGACTGGATGGCCGCAGTGCCGGGCTCAGTGCTTGAATTGGGCGCTGTCGGCATTCGTGTCCGCACGGGGGATGGCAGCATTGTATTAACAGAAGTTCAGCCAGCCGGAAAGAAGGCGCTAGCGGCAGCAGAATTTGCCAAGGGCGCGCGGCTTACTCCCGGTAAGGTGCTCGGGTAA
- the def gene encoding peptide deformylase, whose amino-acid sequence MSIRLIVKHPDAVLRERAQEVTKFNSNLHKLLDDMADTMYDADGVGLAAPQVGILKRVIVVDVGDEHELIELVNPEIISAEGEQLGPEGCLSIPGLQGDVRRANRIVIRGQDRNGKPIQYEGSEFLSRAFQHEVDHLNGVLFIDTAESVYEARKPSEPGEQEQDGE is encoded by the coding sequence ATGTCAATTCGATTAATCGTGAAACACCCTGATGCTGTGCTTCGGGAGAGGGCGCAGGAAGTGACCAAGTTCAATTCAAACCTGCACAAATTGCTAGACGACATGGCAGATACAATGTATGATGCCGACGGAGTCGGGTTGGCTGCACCTCAGGTAGGAATATTGAAACGTGTCATTGTTGTGGATGTGGGGGATGAACATGAGCTTATCGAGTTGGTTAATCCTGAGATCATTTCTGCAGAAGGCGAACAGCTAGGGCCGGAAGGCTGTCTCAGCATTCCCGGGCTTCAAGGAGATGTTCGACGTGCGAACCGGATCGTTATTCGGGGCCAGGATCGCAACGGTAAGCCGATACAATATGAGGGTTCGGAATTTCTGTCCAGGGCGTTTCAGCATGAGGTTGATCATCTGAACGGCGTATTGTTCATTGATACGGCGGAATCAGTCTATGAAGCTCGTAAGCCAAGTGAGCCGGGTGAGCAAGAGCAGGATGGAGAATAG
- the priA gene encoding primosomal protein N', translating to MTVARVIVDVPSRDTDRTFDYLIPDRLTGWVEIGSRVAVPFGPRKLQGIVTGFAADAEVEYAKLKPIEDLLDAIPPLSPELVELGVWISKRWLCPLTIALQAMLPAALKGRSEKYVFAASGAQWSEEETAQSGGLLLALKKGKPLKLTSLLQQYPEQGQLLKRWLRQGKLEERQRVEDQLSVKTVLTVFPSDSPTLWQASEELPARAHKQKEVLRYLAENNEPVTVIKLAEEVATTTSTIRALEDRGWISIQAITEDRDPYAGREFPASSPMTLTPAQASVLAPIQKALDDNIHETFLLHGVTGSGKTEVYLQAIQRCLEMGREAIVLVPEIALTPQMVERFKSRFGARVAVLHSRLSQGERYDEWRKIREGRAQVAVGARSAIFAPFASIGLIVIDEEHETSYKQEESPKYHARDVAVERARLHGAVVVLGSATPALETYEAAVHRRHDTDNVQMKYIELPERVANRPLPGVEIVDMREELRLGNRAMFSRSLADAIRDRLAKNEQIVLLLNRRGYATFVMCRSCGYTAACPHCEISLTHHKGSQNLRCHYCGYSESEPKTCPSCESPHIRFFGTGTQKVEESLAETFPGIRVIRMDVDTTTEKGSHEKWLTEFRERRADLLLGTQMVAKGLDFPFVTLVGVLAADSALRLPDFRASERTFQLLTQVAGRAGRHELPGEVIIQTYDPEHESITSVQGHDYKGFVERALTLRRQLGYPPYSRLLSVTFSHESVPMLLSTGERFATGMREKSAALGVRRDFDHGGGTALEVLGPVSSPIARLKDRYRFQCMVKYRGDVDASLVTAQVLEEMGDAVKRNGVQISVDVDPQMML from the coding sequence ATGACGGTTGCTCGGGTTATCGTGGACGTTCCGAGCCGTGATACGGATCGTACTTTTGATTACTTAATTCCAGACAGGCTAACAGGGTGGGTAGAAATCGGAAGTCGGGTAGCTGTTCCGTTCGGACCCCGCAAGCTTCAAGGCATTGTTACGGGTTTTGCGGCAGATGCTGAGGTTGAATATGCGAAGCTGAAGCCGATAGAGGATTTGTTAGACGCTATTCCACCGCTTTCTCCTGAGCTAGTGGAGCTTGGAGTGTGGATTAGTAAGAGATGGTTATGTCCACTAACAATTGCCTTACAGGCTATGTTACCGGCGGCGCTTAAAGGGCGCTCGGAGAAATATGTTTTTGCTGCCTCCGGCGCACAATGGTCTGAGGAAGAGACCGCACAAAGTGGCGGTCTTTTGCTTGCGCTCAAGAAAGGGAAGCCTTTGAAACTTACTAGCTTGCTGCAGCAGTATCCTGAGCAGGGGCAGCTGCTTAAGCGGTGGCTTCGTCAAGGGAAGCTCGAGGAGCGTCAACGAGTGGAAGACCAATTGTCAGTCAAAACCGTTCTAACGGTTTTTCCCTCGGATTCACCGACTTTATGGCAGGCAAGTGAAGAGCTTCCGGCGAGAGCGCACAAGCAAAAGGAAGTGCTGCGTTACTTGGCGGAGAATAATGAACCTGTCACGGTAATTAAGCTTGCAGAGGAAGTAGCAACAACAACGTCGACGATACGTGCTTTGGAAGATCGTGGATGGATTTCTATACAGGCGATTACTGAGGATCGAGATCCTTATGCCGGTCGGGAATTTCCTGCTTCCTCGCCAATGACATTGACGCCTGCTCAGGCTAGTGTATTGGCCCCGATCCAGAAGGCATTAGATGACAATATCCATGAGACCTTTCTTCTGCACGGCGTTACGGGAAGCGGTAAAACAGAAGTGTATTTACAAGCTATTCAGCGATGTCTTGAGATGGGCAGAGAAGCGATTGTGCTTGTACCAGAAATCGCCCTTACGCCACAAATGGTCGAGCGCTTCAAAAGTCGATTCGGAGCACGAGTAGCTGTTCTGCATAGTCGCTTATCCCAGGGAGAGCGTTACGATGAATGGCGTAAAATAAGGGAGGGTCGAGCACAGGTAGCTGTTGGGGCTCGTTCTGCTATTTTTGCACCATTCGCTAGCATTGGACTTATCGTAATTGATGAAGAGCACGAAACTTCTTATAAACAGGAAGAGAGCCCGAAATATCATGCTCGAGATGTTGCGGTAGAGCGAGCGCGTCTTCATGGAGCAGTAGTTGTACTTGGCTCTGCAACTCCTGCACTCGAAACTTACGAAGCAGCAGTTCATCGCAGGCATGACACGGACAATGTTCAAATGAAGTATATCGAACTACCGGAGAGGGTGGCGAATCGGCCATTGCCGGGTGTTGAAATTGTTGATATGCGTGAGGAGCTCAGGCTTGGTAACCGGGCAATGTTCAGTAGATCTTTGGCAGATGCCATTAGAGATCGTCTGGCTAAGAATGAGCAGATCGTTCTGTTGCTCAACCGCCGAGGGTATGCAACGTTCGTTATGTGCCGCTCTTGTGGCTATACTGCAGCTTGTCCGCATTGTGAGATATCACTTACACATCATAAGGGATCGCAAAATCTCCGTTGCCATTATTGCGGCTATTCAGAATCGGAGCCGAAAACCTGTCCAAGCTGTGAAAGTCCGCATATCCGTTTTTTTGGGACGGGCACACAAAAGGTAGAGGAGTCGCTGGCAGAAACCTTTCCCGGTATTCGGGTCATCCGAATGGATGTGGACACAACGACGGAAAAGGGCTCTCACGAAAAATGGCTCACGGAATTCCGGGAGCGAAGAGCGGATCTATTACTTGGAACTCAGATGGTAGCCAAAGGGTTAGATTTTCCTTTTGTAACTTTAGTTGGCGTTCTTGCGGCAGACTCTGCTCTCAGATTGCCAGATTTTCGAGCCTCAGAGCGAACATTTCAGCTGTTGACACAGGTTGCAGGGAGAGCTGGACGCCATGAACTACCGGGGGAGGTTATTATTCAAACCTATGATCCCGAGCATGAATCAATTACCTCTGTCCAAGGCCATGACTATAAAGGCTTCGTGGAGAGGGCGCTGACTTTACGTAGACAGCTTGGTTATCCACCATATAGCCGGCTCCTGTCTGTGACCTTTTCTCATGAATCGGTCCCAATGCTGCTTTCCACTGGGGAAAGATTTGCCACAGGTATGCGAGAAAAATCAGCGGCATTGGGTGTTCGGAGGGATTTTGATCATGGTGGCGGAACGGCGCTGGAGGTATTAGGTCCAGTTTCTTCGCCAATTGCTCGATTGAAGGATCGCTACCGTTTTCAATGTATGGTAAAATATCGGGGAGACGTTGACGCAAGCCTTGTGACTGCACAGGTGCTTGAGGAGATGGGGGATGCGGTTAAGCGCAACGGCGTGCAAATTAGCGTCGATGTGGATCCGCAGATGATGCTTTAG
- the coaBC gene encoding bifunctional phosphopantothenoylcysteine decarboxylase/phosphopantothenate--cysteine ligase CoaBC — protein MDKPLTGKTILLGITGGIAAYKAATLCSRLVSLGASVKVIMTEGATKFITPLTLQILTRHPVATDVFDERDAAGVQHIDLADAADLAVIAPATANILSKLANGLADDMLSTTLLATTAPLLIAPAMNVHMWEHPAVIDNVNKLASRGVTFVEPGTGQLACGYVGKGRLAEPDEIVGAIVNMLVGPKPLQGKRVLVTAGGTIERIDPVRYITNDSSGKMGFAIAEAARNRGAEVTLICGRTDAAAPNGMRIVRVDSALQMYDAVMSNLPNTDVIVKAAAVADYRPLHQEEHKMKKTSEALTLELTRNPDILQAVGDWNADQLDADKLFVIGFAAETMDVEKHALDKLNRKKCDLIVANNVAAAGAGFGTETNIVSVYASEGLVEHIPQMTKKAVAERLWDIAQARMNRLNDQGDEKGTKG, from the coding sequence ATGGACAAGCCGCTCACAGGGAAGACAATTTTGCTAGGTATAACGGGTGGGATTGCTGCTTATAAGGCAGCTACACTATGCAGTCGTTTAGTTAGCTTAGGTGCTTCTGTCAAGGTTATTATGACCGAAGGAGCGACGAAATTTATTACTCCGCTAACGCTGCAAATACTTACTCGCCATCCTGTGGCAACGGATGTGTTTGATGAGCGTGATGCTGCGGGTGTCCAGCATATTGATTTGGCGGATGCAGCAGATTTAGCGGTTATAGCTCCTGCTACGGCGAATATTTTATCTAAGCTGGCTAACGGTTTAGCCGATGATATGCTTAGTACGACTTTGCTAGCTACGACAGCGCCGCTCTTAATTGCACCAGCCATGAATGTTCATATGTGGGAGCACCCTGCAGTAATTGATAATGTCAACAAGCTTGCCTCGCGCGGAGTTACTTTCGTGGAACCAGGGACGGGTCAATTAGCCTGCGGTTACGTAGGTAAGGGACGTCTTGCTGAACCGGATGAAATAGTCGGTGCTATCGTTAACATGCTAGTAGGACCCAAGCCCTTGCAAGGGAAACGAGTGCTCGTAACTGCAGGAGGGACGATCGAAAGAATCGATCCCGTTCGTTACATTACGAATGACTCGTCTGGAAAAATGGGGTTTGCTATCGCCGAAGCGGCTAGAAATCGTGGAGCAGAAGTGACGCTCATATGCGGAAGGACAGACGCGGCAGCCCCTAACGGAATGCGTATTGTTAGGGTTGATTCTGCGCTGCAGATGTACGATGCCGTTATGTCGAATCTTCCGAATACAGATGTCATCGTTAAAGCTGCGGCAGTTGCCGACTATCGCCCCTTACATCAGGAAGAGCATAAAATGAAGAAAACTTCTGAAGCGTTAACGCTAGAGCTTACTCGAAATCCTGATATTTTGCAGGCGGTTGGGGATTGGAATGCTGATCAGCTAGATGCGGACAAGCTGTTCGTCATCGGATTTGCCGCGGAAACCATGGACGTGGAGAAGCACGCTTTAGATAAATTAAATCGCAAGAAATGTGATCTTATTGTAGCTAATAATGTAGCAGCAGCGGGTGCGGGCTTCGGAACAGAGACGAATATCGTCAGTGTCTACGCATCTGAGGGGCTTGTTGAGCATATTCCGCAGATGACTAAGAAGGCTGTCGCAGAGCGGCTTTGGGATATCGCACAAGCGAGAATGAATCGCCTGAACGATCAGGGAGACGAGAAAGGAACGAAAGGATGA
- the rpoZ gene encoding DNA-directed RNA polymerase subunit omega, whose product MLYPSIDELVKKVDSKYTLVVAASKRARELREGVMCNLGAPKSHKYVGVALEEIYHEAIKVEHLKTNTLNRD is encoded by the coding sequence ATGTTATATCCATCTATTGATGAATTAGTTAAGAAGGTAGACAGCAAGTACACGTTAGTTGTTGCTGCTTCCAAGAGAGCGCGTGAATTGCGTGAAGGTGTAATGTGTAATCTAGGTGCTCCTAAGTCGCACAAATACGTTGGCGTCGCGTTGGAAGAAATTTACCACGAAGCCATTAAAGTTGAGCATCTGAAGACAAACACGTTGAATAGAGACTAA
- the gmk gene encoding guanylate kinase: MSRGILFVLSGPSGVGKGTVCAALRRKLPQLIYSVSATTRSPREGEQDGVNYFFRSREQFHHMIETDALLEHAEYVGNYYGTPRDFVEKTLSEGKDIILEIEVQGALKVREKFSGGVFIFLMPPSLNELKQRIVGRGTESQATIDNRLSVAVEEMNLLHHYDYAVVNDEIDQACDRISSIITAEHCKRERFLGELFPQLEAVNAADNV; the protein is encoded by the coding sequence ATGAGCAGAGGCATATTATTCGTACTATCCGGTCCTTCCGGAGTTGGCAAAGGAACGGTGTGTGCAGCATTGCGCCGCAAGCTTCCGCAATTAATTTATTCCGTATCTGCTACTACCCGGTCACCTAGGGAAGGTGAGCAGGACGGGGTTAACTATTTCTTTAGATCACGGGAGCAGTTTCATCATATGATAGAAACAGACGCTCTTCTGGAACATGCGGAGTATGTAGGCAACTATTATGGGACGCCCCGTGATTTTGTAGAGAAGACATTATCTGAAGGTAAAGATATTATTCTTGAGATTGAAGTTCAAGGAGCATTGAAGGTAAGGGAGAAGTTCTCCGGGGGCGTGTTTATTTTCCTAATGCCTCCCTCTTTGAATGAATTGAAGCAGAGAATCGTAGGAAGAGGCACGGAATCCCAGGCAACTATCGACAATCGGCTATCGGTAGCTGTTGAAGAGATGAATTTGCTGCACCATTACGATTACGCAGTCGTCAACGATGAGATTGATCAGGCGTGTGACCGAATTAGCTCCATAATTACGGCAGAGCATTGCAAACGGGAAAGATTTCTAGGAGAGCTTTTCCCGCAGCTTGAAGCTGTTAATGCCGCCGACAACGTCTGA
- the remA gene encoding extracellular matrix/biofilm regulator RemA — MAIKLINIGFGNIVSANRIISIVSPESAPIKRIIQEARDRHMLIDATYGRRTRAVIITDSDHVILSAVQPETVAHRLSTKDDEHDE, encoded by the coding sequence ATGGCGATCAAGCTGATTAATATCGGATTCGGCAATATCGTTTCAGCTAATCGGATTATTTCTATCGTCAGCCCAGAGTCGGCGCCGATTAAACGGATTATTCAAGAAGCACGGGATCGGCATATGTTAATCGATGCCACTTATGGCCGCCGTACCCGAGCTGTTATTATTACTGACAGCGATCACGTTATCTTGTCGGCTGTTCAACCGGAGACGGTTGCTCACCGGTTGTCTACCAAAGACGACGAACACGATGAATGA
- a CDS encoding bifunctional homocysteine S-methyltransferase/methylenetetrahydrofolate reductase, producing MKPDLRTALAQRPIVGDGAMATYLYQLGLPVGVSFEEFNLLKPDVIADVHRRYAAAGAEVIETNTYSAQHNKLSKYGLEKKTEEINAAGVAIARKAVGHDAYVIGSIGAVRGGAGKNVRTAVVKRDFEEQIGVLLATGVDGLLLETFFDLEELSLALSIIRKKSDISVICQFAVEDAARTHDGIPLPEAFRRLKGEGADVIGFNCRSGPNGILRAIETIPGDLGVPLSVFPNAGIPDYVDGKVIYSASPEYFASSAIKFADAGARLIGGCCGTTPEHISAMAKALQSYSPLVHVSTPSDAPTVEQVEVIEVKEDPSHNAASTEPPHNAEPSIVDLVRERHTVIVELDPPRDLDITKFMAGAQALKDAEADALTLADNSLAVTRMSNMALAALLKERVGIKPLAHIACRDRNLIGTQSHMMGFDALGIDHVLAVTGDPAKFGDLPGSSSVYDLTSFEIIRMIKQLNEGIAFSGRPLKQKANFIVGAAFNPNVKHLDKAVQRLERKISAGADYIMTQPVYDPDLIERIAESTKHLSIPIFIGIFPLASGRNAEYLHNEVPGIQLSDSVRERMSGLEGPAGRAEGVKIAEELLDVAMKHFNGIYLMTPFLAYEMTVSLTKYVREKSKSMVSGK from the coding sequence ATGAAACCGGACTTACGTACGGCATTAGCCCAAAGGCCCATTGTTGGCGACGGTGCGATGGCTACTTACTTATATCAGCTTGGATTGCCCGTTGGAGTGTCGTTCGAGGAGTTTAATCTGCTTAAGCCCGACGTCATCGCCGATGTTCATCGCCGATATGCAGCCGCGGGGGCAGAAGTTATTGAGACTAATACTTATTCCGCACAACATAATAAGCTGTCCAAATATGGATTAGAGAAGAAAACCGAAGAAATTAACGCTGCAGGCGTTGCGATCGCCCGTAAAGCCGTCGGACATGACGCATATGTCATTGGATCTATTGGAGCTGTACGTGGCGGCGCCGGTAAAAATGTGAGAACAGCCGTCGTTAAAAGGGACTTCGAGGAACAAATTGGTGTTCTTCTTGCAACTGGAGTGGACGGCCTACTGCTCGAGACCTTTTTTGATCTTGAAGAGCTATCTTTGGCGTTATCTATTATTCGTAAGAAAAGTGATATAAGCGTCATCTGCCAATTTGCAGTTGAGGATGCAGCGAGAACTCATGACGGAATTCCTTTACCAGAAGCTTTCCGAAGATTGAAGGGTGAGGGAGCAGACGTTATCGGCTTTAATTGCCGCAGCGGTCCTAACGGCATTCTACGTGCAATTGAGACGATTCCTGGGGATCTAGGCGTACCTTTAAGTGTATTTCCTAATGCCGGAATACCGGATTATGTCGATGGTAAAGTTATTTATTCAGCGTCGCCTGAATATTTCGCATCCTCTGCTATTAAGTTCGCTGATGCGGGAGCGCGGTTAATTGGAGGCTGCTGTGGTACGACACCTGAACATATTTCAGCAATGGCCAAAGCGCTCCAAAGCTACTCGCCGCTTGTACACGTAAGTACTCCTTCTGATGCGCCGACAGTGGAGCAAGTAGAAGTGATTGAGGTGAAGGAGGATCCATCTCATAATGCTGCTAGCACTGAACCGCCGCACAATGCTGAGCCTAGTATTGTAGACCTTGTACGCGAAAGGCATACAGTAATAGTAGAATTGGATCCGCCACGAGATTTGGATATTACTAAGTTCATGGCAGGCGCACAAGCCTTGAAGGATGCAGAGGCGGATGCGTTAACGTTGGCGGATAATTCACTTGCTGTCACAAGGATGAGCAATATGGCGCTAGCCGCACTCTTGAAGGAACGAGTAGGCATTAAGCCGCTTGCGCACATAGCCTGCAGAGATCGCAATTTGATCGGTACGCAGTCTCATATGATGGGCTTTGATGCACTTGGCATAGATCACGTGCTTGCGGTAACTGGCGATCCAGCCAAATTCGGAGATTTGCCAGGCTCTAGCTCGGTATACGATTTAACTTCTTTTGAAATCATTCGAATGATTAAACAATTAAACGAGGGTATTGCCTTTTCCGGTAGACCTCTTAAACAAAAGGCTAATTTCATTGTTGGTGCTGCCTTTAATCCGAATGTTAAGCATTTGGATAAAGCCGTACAGCGATTGGAACGGAAAATATCCGCTGGAGCGGACTACATTATGACCCAGCCCGTATATGATCCTGATCTTATTGAACGTATTGCGGAGTCAACAAAGCACCTTAGCATTCCGATTTTCATTGGGATTTTCCCACTCGCTAGTGGTCGTAATGCAGAGTACCTTCATAATGAGGTTCCGGGTATCCAGCTCTCAGATTCGGTACGTGAGCGAATGAGTGGGCTAGAGGGTCCAGCGGGACGCGCGGAAGGCGTTAAGATCGCGGAAGAGCTGCTCGATGTTGCCATGAAGCATTTTAACGGAATATATTTGATGACCCCTTTCCTTGCCTATGAAATGACAGTATCTCTTACTAAATATGTGAGAGAGAAAAGTAAGAGCATGGTTTCCGGCAAGTAA
- a CDS encoding MFS transporter produces the protein MSNSWKIYVLAIVSFLVGTSENIIAGILDMVAEDMGVSLAAAGQLITVFSLAYAFGTPILMAVTARVERRKLMLAALSVFFVGNIVAVTATGYISLMGSRIILALSTGVFVVVALTVAAKLAQPGKQGAAIATLVMGFSTSLIIGVPLGRVIASAYDWKLIFVGIGVLGLLGMLIILRTIPKSEGEAPVPVREQFKLLRNPRIALALSVTFFWIFGYSIVYTYISPYLLTITHMSERAVSIGLFAFGVASLIGSKLGGYGTDKWGIPRTLIGGLLLHCGVLFLLTAFSQSAVLVFPLLMLWAFSAWSSGPTQQYYLMTLSPEASGIMLSLNSSVLQLAMAAGAGIGGIIVESVSLSAISWIGAIGIAIAATLTAMSFGLLRNKSRVAGHELGRVDVKPEASSS, from the coding sequence TTGTCAAATTCGTGGAAAATTTATGTGCTGGCTATCGTCAGCTTTCTCGTTGGAACGTCAGAAAACATTATCGCAGGTATATTGGACATGGTTGCAGAGGATATGGGGGTATCACTTGCCGCAGCAGGGCAGCTCATTACGGTGTTCTCACTCGCCTATGCATTCGGCACTCCGATTCTCATGGCCGTTACGGCACGTGTGGAGCGAAGGAAGCTAATGTTAGCAGCACTTTCTGTATTTTTTGTAGGGAATATTGTAGCTGTGACGGCCACTGGGTATATTTCCCTCATGGGGTCAAGAATAATATTGGCACTTAGCACAGGGGTATTCGTTGTTGTTGCTTTGACGGTCGCAGCTAAGCTTGCACAGCCAGGGAAGCAGGGAGCCGCCATTGCAACACTAGTAATGGGCTTCAGTACTTCATTAATCATCGGGGTCCCGCTAGGGCGGGTTATTGCATCCGCATATGATTGGAAGTTGATTTTTGTAGGAATTGGGGTACTTGGCTTGCTAGGAATGCTTATTATCCTACGTACAATTCCCAAATCAGAAGGGGAGGCGCCGGTGCCCGTTCGTGAGCAGTTCAAGCTGCTTAGAAATCCGCGGATTGCCCTCGCCCTATCAGTCACCTTCTTCTGGATATTCGGCTACTCCATCGTCTATACCTATATCTCTCCTTATTTGCTTACGATTACCCATATGAGCGAACGGGCCGTAAGCATCGGGTTATTCGCTTTCGGTGTGGCGAGCCTTATTGGTTCAAAGCTTGGAGGGTACGGAACTGATAAGTGGGGAATACCGCGAACCTTGATCGGTGGGCTGCTACTTCATTGTGGAGTGCTATTCCTTCTCACAGCTTTTTCTCAATCAGCTGTTCTCGTATTTCCTTTGCTTATGCTATGGGCGTTCTCAGCCTGGTCTTCTGGACCGACGCAGCAATATTATTTAATGACCTTGTCGCCTGAAGCGTCTGGCATTATGCTGAGCTTAAATTCTTCCGTGCTCCAATTGGCCATGGCAGCGGGAGCTGGCATTGGCGGCATTATCGTGGAAAGTGTGTCATTGTCAGCGATTAGCTGGATTGGAGCGATCGGAATAGCGATTGCCGCCACCTTGACTGCGATGTCATTCGGTTTACTACGCAATAAATCCAGAGTAGCTGGGCACGAATTAGGACGGGTTGATGTAAAGCCAGAAGCCTCTTCCTCCTGA
- a CDS encoding ArsR/SmtB family transcription factor encodes MVEDKADIQQAVKVYKALGEPTRLKIALLLTEEQNLCCSSISSKLESVAGSTLSHHLKQLTECGLLTLRKDGTYIYYSVNRKTAEKYAPYLYDQEV; translated from the coding sequence ATGGTTGAGGATAAAGCAGATATCCAGCAAGCAGTTAAGGTGTACAAAGCACTTGGGGAGCCGACAAGGCTAAAGATTGCTTTGCTGCTGACAGAGGAACAAAATCTATGCTGCTCCAGTATAAGTAGCAAGCTGGAATCCGTAGCTGGCTCAACATTATCGCACCATCTGAAGCAGCTTACGGAATGCGGATTGCTTACCCTACGTAAGGATGGCACGTATATTTATTATAGTGTGAACCGTAAGACTGCGGAGAAATATGCGCCTTATTTGTACGATCAGGAAGTATAG
- the dapF gene encoding diaminopimelate epimerase — MEFTKMHGLGNDFIIVAGEHELPNNVADLAIRLCNRFFGIGADGLVYILPSDNADFRMRIINSDGSEAEQCGNAIRCVAKYVFDNGLTSQTELTIETLGAGVQPVRLTTENGVATLVTVDMGQPILNGLDVPTTIDANPVIGHSITVDDREFAFTAVSMGNPHCVIYVDDAANFDLATWGPKLEKHPLFPRKINVEFAKVNSRNQVDMRVWERGAGPTLACGTGACATLVSSVLNGLTDRKATISLAGGDLLIDWNEANNRIYMTGPAAFAFTGTV, encoded by the coding sequence ATGGAATTTACTAAAATGCATGGCTTGGGCAATGACTTTATTATCGTAGCGGGAGAACATGAGCTTCCTAATAACGTTGCGGACTTGGCTATTCGATTATGCAATCGATTTTTCGGCATTGGAGCTGACGGTTTAGTATATATTCTGCCATCGGACAATGCCGATTTTCGGATGAGAATTATCAACTCTGATGGCTCAGAAGCAGAGCAGTGTGGAAACGCGATTCGCTGTGTAGCTAAATATGTATTTGATAACGGGTTAACAAGTCAAACGGAGCTTACCATTGAAACGCTAGGTGCGGGTGTTCAACCTGTACGATTGACGACGGAAAATGGTGTAGCTACGCTCGTTACTGTTGATATGGGACAACCGATTCTGAATGGATTGGATGTTCCTACAACGATAGATGCCAATCCTGTGATCGGCCATTCCATTACAGTAGATGATCGTGAGTTCGCTTTTACAGCTGTTTCTATGGGTAATCCTCACTGTGTCATTTATGTAGACGATGCAGCCAACTTTGATTTGGCGACTTGGGGTCCTAAGCTGGAGAAGCATCCCCTTTTCCCGCGTAAAATCAATGTGGAGTTCGCTAAAGTTAATTCCCGAAACCAAGTGGATATGCGGGTATGGGAACGTGGTGCGGGACCGACGCTCGCTTGTGGCACAGGCGCTTGCGCAACTTTAGTTTCCTCTGTCTTGAACGGATTGACCGACCGCAAAGCGACGATCTCCCTAGCCGGTGGCGATCTGTTAATTGACTGGAACGAAGCAAATAACCGCATTTACATGACAGGTCCTGCTGCTTTCGCATTCACAGGAACAGTATAA